The nucleotide sequence CAAAGAGGTCTTCTAACAAGCAACATCCTTGATTCAGACAATTCATCCCCTGCCAAGTCCTGCTTCAGCTCAACATATTGACACTGATCTGACCTACGGGCTTTCACTCCCAGGAACAAATCCCACAGACCAAGCATGCTGCTTCATCCACTGGGATAAAAAGTTAGTATGACACCAGACCAGACACAGGCTAATGTTACCAAGTAAAACAAATCAATGGTCCATGTAATGATTATATTGTAGCACAAAGACTATAATCAGTTAGACTATTTATTAATGCCATACatgtaaacctttttttttaaagagtaaaaAGTGAGCTGCTATTTATATGGCTCCATGCAGGTGATAAGCCTTTAAATCAATTGGCCTGCTACACTCAGCCTGGGAATGGCATATTCACGCTCGTATTATTGAAAAAGGAAAAATGCTGGCATGCCGTTTTGCGGGGAGAGCAACATTGGAATGGCTGCTCATTTTTGCCTACACTTCCATACACAACACAAGGACACATACCCAGCATATTATTGTTACTGTGAAATTAGATTAACAGGGATCTTATATCTGtgaatgcaaaatggatcaagaTGAGCTGTGCTAGAATCAAACTCTTAAGGGCAGCCATTCAGGAAAAAAGGAACCCAACTGTTAAGATTATCTGGGGATGCATAATAAAGCCACCATGTCtccccttgttttctttttcccttttcgtGTGGGATTTTTAGACTCTGGTTATAGTATGTGGGTTAGCTCACTTCCCCAACCcattctttttttctaaaataccAATTGCCTGCAGGCACCCTTGGGGAAGGATGCACCTTATGCACGCGCCTGCTCTCTGCAATTAGGATGGTGTGGATTCATCTATAGGGGATGCAGGTTATGTGCCAAGGGCTGCGAGCAGAACTGCATGGTTCTGGTGTCCTTTCTGACTATATGCAGGTGGCTGCAGTGTCCTGTTTATGAAGAAACACCTGCTGGTCCTTGAAGCGGAAGCTTTATTTCTTCCTGTTTACTAGTAGTGCGGAACAACGGTTTTAAGATATAATCCTGCGCCTTCTAAAATGAATTGGAAAATTACAATTGACACCAGTCACCAGTCTCTTCCTGCTATATGTAATGGCACAAGTCAGCTATTTAGTTACCTCTGTAAGAGTCAGCAGCCGACACTTGCACGACAGTATATTCCACCTCGGAATTCTCAAGATCAGGTCCTGCCCCAAAAATAGCAAGAAGATGTTTCTTTGTATTACACTCTGAACTTGCTGAAGGCCTGTTTTTTTTTGCTATCTCTGGAATAAACCAGTCACACTCCCATTGACTTCAGAGGATGCAAAAACAAAGCTTGTGTACACTACATCCACAATTCAGAATTTTTtagtcgtcccccccccattttggaaTCCCAATAAATGCAGCAGATTTTCCCTCCACCAGtgacaaaaacaaacccagagaGTTGGAAAGACTTGTAGGGACTAGCTTTTGCCATGTTtgtgtggagaggaggaggaggaggaagaggaggaggaggaggagaagccatgGTATACATGTGACCCAACCTCTCCTTCCGCAGAATCTCTCCCCCTGTATTTGGGCCTCTGAAACAAGAAGTGGCAACCTCAAATACATatctaatattgtattttaattttaagtAAATCTGGACCCCACCTTTCAATAAAATTGCTGCTGAAGAAGCAACCCATGAATGAGCCATGTCTGATAACTTGCAAttagatttatatttatttatagctgTTACTTCTCTCAGtggatatgtatttattttaaatatatatctgaCATGCAGATCTTAATTCATTCAACAATGTGCTATTTATAATTGCTTGGTTAACACGAGGTTGTGCTTAAAATTTCTTTGAGTGGGCAGTATGAAGAACAGTTCAGCTAATTTTAAACCAAGCAAAAAGGAAGTCTAGCTTTTCTGACGCAACCCAAGGCCTAATGGAGGTATCAGTCTTTCTAAGAGCTAGACTAGGTCATATATTAGCTACCAATCTGTGCCCTGAAGTGCAGCATGTTTAACACAAATTGCAGGTGGGTTATCTCCAATCTGGATTGAGATCCTAGCATGTGGAGCTTTAGCCAATTGCCCCCCTTCTCTGACTCCAACATGGATTGAGAAGCCCATGCCTGTAATTCGTATATGGAAATAAATCTAAAATGTGCCTAGTAGAATCTAGCAAGACTTGACAACAGCTAACTTGAGCTTTTCCACTCAGTCATTGGATTGGCAATCAGTATAAAACATGGCAGGGCTATATCAAAGCATTAAAAGCATTTGCTCATATGCTATGCTAATAGCGTTGACCTGGTGTCAACAAAACATGTAGTGGAAGGTGGCAGGTTTGCTTTGCTGCAGGGACGTTGTTGGTGGGTGATAGAAATAATAACAGATCTCTTTGCATATTCAAAATGTCAAGTAATGTCAAAGCAGCTATGATTAAAAAGAAGTGGGTAAGGATGGAAAGGTCCCTctaaaatattttaacatttgtaaaACAGGAACAAGCCTGATTAGGCTTTCTGTGGAATCTTTCAGTATCGGAATCCAAGTGGCATCCATGTAAATTGTTGTATTTTGGAATTTATCCCCGGAAAAGATATACAAGCAGGGTGAAATCACTCCAAGCTGGAAGAAACAGATTCTGTTCTAATCCTCAATGAACTATACTCTCTTGAAAAGTTAGAAATACActcaaaaataaaaacccagaagTTACCTTGACAATCCTCGtttgattttaaattatttttttcaccATCTTCATTATAACCTGACcctaaaatgttaaaaaaaagaagagatgagCAGACAAACTAATTAGCAGCAGTTTGAAAAACAGCTACAACTCCATTTTATGCACAATATTTGAATCATCACATATCACGTATAGAACGTCTTAAATCTGGGGTTTTGCCCTCCACAGTCTCCAGTGTGCCCCATCCTTGAATCTTCCTTATCGTTGCCTGCTATAAATACTCACAGTCAGGCCCCTCACTTGATTCTTGAGCTATGCTCTGCAGCCTGTTCCACTGATGGTTATTCCTTTTTCCTATGCCCTGCTCTTTGAGAAGCTctcgtgggttttttttttgtttgtttgcccctTCTTTTCTGCTTCTCTTTAAGCTCCTTTGACCAGCTTGAACTAATtcaaaccctccaagtgcccctcttttccagggacgtccctgattcatagaagctgtcccagtttctgctttgatcccggaatgtcccacttttccataggatgttcctattttcattggagaaatgttggagggtatggagttatccaacccccgaggtgtctgaaggcaatcctgtatggggaaggttttttttaaatgtttaatgtgttattatgtttttatatacagtactgcccAGAGTACtaaggcaacccagtaagatgtgtgaggtataaatagtaaaattattattacacaatgggacatccctattttcatcagagaaatgttggaatatATGCTAATTACGTGGTGGCAACTCTTCTGTGCTTTTGACTGCACATCTGTATGATGAACTTTGCTTAGATTGACTATGACAGCTGATGTTTGACCAATTTAACATTACTGGGTCTCATTTTAACAGGTAAAGACTCCATTTTAGGATCATGCAAAGCCAAGACAACTGATATAAAAGTGTTGTGCTTAATTTCCTATGTCTGAACATCATACTTAGCAGTCCAGTACACACAACACACAGTCCACCTGAGAGTGTCTAGCAGGCTCACACTCTCCTCAGGTGTATTTGGTCTTTCCTTTACCCCTCCCTTTCctgaataaaaagaaaattgtccagtagaaccttatagaccaactacgtttgttctggtataagcttataccagaacaaacttagttggtctataaggtgctactggacaatttttttatttttttatttttatttcgactgcgtcagaccaacacggctacctacctgaatcccaCCCTTTCCTGGTTAGTAATAAATGTGGTTTACTTCGACATCTGAAACCAGTGCAATCCTAGTTACTGCTaatcaaatgcatttttgtattctttacaaaattcagagaaatgcaaattatgAAGGCTAGCTGTATTTTGCTTTGCggattgttttagaaagtgcagaTTGAGTACGTCCACCTTTTAATTTGGACTGAAtttattttctcccccatccctacttgagGGCCAGGGTGGCATAGCAGGTTCTACAGTGGCAGCTAAAGGGATAAGGGAAGCCCCCTCCCAAGACTCTCCTACTTCACCCACATCATTTGAAAGGTGCAGAGGATGCTTGtagccagggtggatttgatttaaagcaaattgatttaaatcactagtcagtaagacttgatttaaaacattttttttacagaaagtctcattcttgctggtataaccttaatatttacaaccggACGAAGGTTTCGCTTTTGGAATAATAAGAGTAGtgtttacagttatatcaaaaattactgatttggtgatattattagaaatacatagacagataattatgaaattattgtgaggtttaataagttaactgtttatatttggacaacttttctgctttattggaaggagaaaaataatcatttccccgtgtcagtttcagtttattggttagcttttctattAAGGCCGTTTCCCATACAATTTGGTACCAtcggtccatgtttactcctgactggtctctccagtgtctgactATGAGTCttctttctggctgctgagagtaggtgggttataagaTGTGTATAATGCGAGTGGTCATtatgatcttggaagatgttcagtggggccagttctggggtgagttctaatacctgtttagttattttgcatatctcttgtaGGACTGCTGTCCAGAAGGGCTGGATTTTAGGgtattcccaccacatgtggaggtaacACAAAAAActgaagaaccatgtatgccaccatgagctccttggaggaaaagacgggatataaatataattaataataacaaaatatgTGGCCCATGTCCCTATGTAACTGTATCTATCAAAGCCAAGTtcaactgaaaaacaaaatatagTCAACCCTTTTGTGTATATGAATAAGAATCTTTTGTTTGGGCCAGGTCTAAATAATGGCATGATTTCAAGGTGGAGGTTCTAAGactaggagagagaaagggggaaaagagttTGAAGCAGACACTATCAATAAGGTCATTAACCATAAGCTACCGAAATAGAATTCCCCTTCATTATTCTGTCGTGGTGTCAGCTTCTCACCCACTGAATTGGTTGCTGCAATAGAACtgagaaatgaaaaacagaacaaagaacAGAATATGAAGCACTGGTATTTTAACAACAGAAGGTCATCTTTTAATAAAGCTCAGTCTTCCCCTTGATGTCAGAGATATAATTCTGGGGACATGCAATCTAAAGAATTATGGAGTGTCCGCAGATGCTTCTAAGACACTAAGCTGTTTCATAGATGTGCAAAGGCATCATTGGATGTGCCTTTTGATGGTAAGCACCCTTATCacagtgggacatgggtggtgctgtggtctaaaccactgagcctcttgggcttgccaatcagaaggtgggcggttcgaatccccgcgatgggatgagatcccgttgctcagtcccagctcctgccaacctagcagtttgaaagcacaccaaaaagcgcaagtagataaatagggaccgctctggtgggaaggtaaacggcgtttccatgcgctgctctggttttgccagaagtggcttagtcatgctagccacatgacccggacttaactgtcaggggtcctttacctttacctttacccttatcACAAGTCCCTGGCATTTACAATCTAGGTTGGCTTGGCCCCGGGTAGGCCATTTTTCATTGGAAATGTGATACCAGAAGAGCCTCAGGTCTGAAGGACAATAAAAAGCCGAATTATTCTTATAAACAACTATTTATATGATATTTTTTAATGTGCCAATGGGGGTGTGTGTCCTGCTTTGCCTttaaagtggctcacaacattaACTATATGAATAAtccaaaagcaaaataattatttgGAAACAAACTAATTTGTTTGCCAGGGTTGTTGAGGCATAATGCTTCCCTGCTACAGTTAGAttgtcgcccccaccccaccaggccaACTTTATATTTTATCTCATTTGTTTGCTTTAGTAGTTTAACACTGAAAACCACACTAGCAGAAAGGCAGTAAAATGACTGCAGGGAGAGGATAGCACCTCGGTGGCATAGTCTTCTGTTTTCTTTACTCTTCTGGCATTCTTAACACAAACTCCTGTATCTGCTTGGATTATGGTTACCATTTCCACCGCAAAAGATTTGCAAATGACACATCTGTGGACGGGGCTGGGGTGAATATGCAAACCTTATCCCCAACATCTGTGTGCTCCTTgcatcccacccaccctgccaGCCCCCAGTCTTCCTCCTGTTGCATGGGTGATGTCTGCAAAGTGCTTTTGCTGGCATTTTCTTGCATGTGAATAGAACACCTCCTACTACTGCTGACTCTGATAAAAGCAGGGCTTTTGACAACATAGAGGAGTCTTTTTGCGTTCAAGCAGATATGAGAAGAACCCCATGCAATCTGAGGAAGATTGGGGGCTGGGGTAGGTGGGTTTTGCGCAAGTATGTTGTGGGCAGGGTTTGCATGTAAACTCCTGCTCCTGTCCACCCTTTGAGCATTTGAATATTCAGGTGAATGCCTGAACATGCTTATGCTCAGGACAGCATCAGGGATACATCATCACCACATTTATTAGAATTAACTCACTATTAGCACAGTAAGAAAGCCAACCTACCTAGTCAACTCCAAAGGACTGCCTTTAGCTTCATAAGGGAAAATAACAGCAAGTTACTAAAATATACCACATGTATAGAAAGTCAACtgcataaataaatgaacaagcaAACCATGTTAGCACATATGTTGTTGCTGCACTGATGGATGAATAACTCTGAATACTAACCGTTCATAGCTCACCCAGCACTACCCCACGTCCAGCAATGAGCATTGGTATTTGGTTGTTAATAACAACCTGGGGTTACTAACTCACAAAGTTATGTGTACAGTAtgaatgtgtacagtggtacacAGGGACAGGCAACATTGAATTTTATTTGTCAGCTAttgcaaatacaaataaaatgattaaacTTTAAAAGGGAATCGTTTAGTTATTGTAATGAGCGTTAAATACCACTTTCATGAACTTCGCTGTCACACTATAGCAATCAAAAAGACCAGACCCACAGTTTTGACCAAAATATTGTAACTTTCATCAGAAAAGCACTATTCAgcgttgctggactataactcccatcagccctagccagcatggtaaAAAGTCAGGGACGGCAAGAGTTGCAGTTCTACACATTTGGAGGGCAGCATCTAGTCTATAGCCACCCTGGGTATAGACAGAAAAGCATCTATTCTATTCACCACACATCTGAATGCTAAAGAAAGTATCTTACCCTTTGCCCTCTTCCGAGTATACCACCAGGAAGCCGCAATGGCAACACCAAGGAGAATCACCGTGATGATTACCACAATGAGCCATTTCTTCCATGAAGCAAGAACAACTAAAAATTAAGGGAAAAGCAGATCATGCATCAGGCACGGTTTGGTATCACCACCATCCCCCGCAACAACACCAATCCTTCACAAGAAGTAACAAATCTCTTCTGGTGCTCAGGGATGCAATTCCACATAAGTATGAAAAATGTGTACAAACATCGCCACCCCTAAAATCattcctgttctcatgttgcttaagttccaggtgacctgtttattgagcattcatcctgtcACTTTCCCACTTCCCCAATCAGACTTTTTcaaataaggaaagtgacaggaagatGCACTGGAAAATGTAGGATAAATATTTGCTTGACACAAATCCACCCaacctccctgaaaacaaatcaggatgaatactcaataaacaggCAACCTGGAACTTAAGCAACACTGATGTAGGGAGTAGTAATGTTGTCAAACCCTCCTATTTGATTTCCCTCATTCTAACATCAGGGAGAAGCATCATTCCACTGACATGACATGAGGGTGCTGACAATTCACCGCTAGAGACCCCAAGGACCCCCTTGCTGAACAACATTTCCAGGGTTTCCTAGAAAGAGGAAACATCTGCTAAAACCCCTTTAAAGTTTACACTGCAGGTGTGCCTTGAAGAGGTTTGTGAGCCTCATCCTCCTTGCTTCTGGCCACTATTCTCTTTCCCCTTTATGCCAAGAATATCCTTgcagaaaatgcaaatacaaatGAAGGAGGATTTGGGATCCAAGACATTCTGTCACCACATATATTTACTGTCATGTACACAATTCTGGAGACCCATGACCAACAATAACTGTCCAAACTGGGCTACCTTGGAATACACCTATCTGGAGCCTCCTGAAATATGGGTAGCATTTGGATCAAAATGCATTAATACCCGAGGTGCTATTTAAAGAATTTCGTCAATTCGAATGATATGGCACCATATGTCCAAAAAAATCAATCCATGAACAGAACGTACCCTTGACAATCATCATGTTGCTCTCTACAGGTGATTTTGCTTGGTTGTCAGCTCTGCAAAAGTACTTCCCTCCATCTTGGCTTGTAAGGCTATCTCTGTACCAAACAGCAATGCGTTTTGTCTTCTCTGTTACTTTATACAAAGGTTTGGGGTGGTTTTCTCTAAAGAAGTTGAACTCAATAGGATAAGATCCTGAATCAACAGAGCAGGAGATTGCGAGCTCTTTGCCATCTTCCACATCTCCTTGTGAAAGTCTCCCCAAGCTTATGTTGCCAACTGGAGCTGTGGATTAAAGTACGGAGAAAAGGCTGAACAGCAGTGGAGAAGTGCTGGCTAGATGGCAAATTATAAATGCTGGAGGTAGATTAAGTTAAGAACGATTATACATAGAATTCATTTCTAGAATGAATTCATTCAATTCATGGGAGGAACCTCTGCCAATACAACCTAGTTATTTAGTacttttgtttccttgttttgaGTTCAAAGAAGTCACTGTTTAACATGGTTGCATTGAGTTATATCTTTCCAACAattacataaaattaaaattaaaaataaagcagtaaTAAACAGTCAGATAAGTGTTTCTGAATATATTTAAAAGTTGTGTCAAAGTGTATATATcaaaattattacaattattacaGATATGAAATGATGTATAGTAAAGTGTATTGCTTAGAAGAGTTAAAGCATTTAAccttctaaaacaaaaacaaaaacaaagtgccccttttaaaaaagcaccagaCACTTACCTATCACTGTAATGTTTACCCTAGTACTTCGTTGTGGAACGGAATGGCCATTTTTAGCTTCACAACTGTAGTCTTCTGGAACATGTGCATTGGTTGCTTTGACCCAAAACTTTGCTGATTCATTTACTTTTACTTCTGTCTTGTTAACATATATGCCTCCTCTGTACAGAGTATATGTTATGGGTAGAGTTCCATTACTGGAATAACAGTTTACAGTGAATGACTTCCCCAACACTGCTACTTGGGAAGTCGGTGGGGAAAGTCTTGGTTTGGAAACGGGAGCtggaaaaaaatcaaattaaatagGTGCATAAGCCGCTGCATGAATAATCCTGCTTAAAGTCATTTCATAAGGTGACTAATGAGAAATGCACAAAGCTGCCAGGAAACAATGCTCTGTGCACTTGAAGAACTCTAATCGCACAGAGAacacgcccttccagcactccagctggggctccaggaggcgagggcggccggcttgcagcccgcccacccgccgccttgcagcccgcccgcccgccggtgtgCGAGCGCCCACCTGCCCCTCATCCCTCGCCCGCCAGCGctcgagcgcccgctccaacgccacggccctcatcccctgctcgcccccccctcccgaggggcagccagcgcaggagggaggcaggcggagaaGCAGCAGGCCAGGGGTGCCAAGGGAtcactgcaccacggcggccaatccctctaagacggccctgcttagaCCCCTCTCCATGTTGCAATTGCTGCTTTACCTTGCCTTCTTGTCTGAGTGTGGCTACTGACCTCCCTTTTGCTGGGGCCATCACCTATCCGCATTAGTGAGTATACCCAGGAAAGCCGCCATTCTGCAAATAATTATATATTGCTTCAACATATGAAAGACTTTCATATTTCTCAATCAGCTTACCATAAATGTGTAGCCGTGCAGGGGCACTCTCCTTGGCAATCCCATTTATCTCAGCTCGACAAACATAGACTCCAGTGTCACTTACACGGACCTTGGTAACAGTATAGACATCTCTGCTTGCCACTACTTTGTTGTCTTTTATGACTGAGAAATGTATTGGCAGTGAGCTGTTAACTTGACATTCAATTTGTAACAAACTGTTTTCATCCCATCTTGTCTGATTATGAACTAAAATCGGCTTGGAAAACAGTTCTGCAAAAGATATGTAGGGAACAAATAAGTTATCTATCTAGAGCCTTTCCACATGATCCATTTATAATATATCAAATATGCAATCGTTCAATATTGGTGGAGGATCTCAGAGGTCTACATAGTCCCAGGCACCTAAAAAAAGCCAAGCCTGAGCCTCAGACCATGAGATTTCCAGTTCAAGGCCTGGAATTCCTTACATGTGTTAAGTTAACAGTACCCTCTGCTTATTGAATACACATGGTATAAACTCAGACTGATCTTGCTTGTATGAAAGTGGCATATTATATTGCAATGCATCACTAATTGACAAGTGTTTCAACAAGTTATATGAAAAATGCTGTTTAATGTCATGCAGCTCAGTAATGTCACAAATCATGCACAGTATGAACATTCACTTCACAGCTTTCCCTGCTCCTCAATTTCTAATTTTCAGGAGATGCCATGCCGTGCTGCGTGGAGTCAAGATTATTAATTTTTGCTCTTTTATTACAAATGGACCTGTTCATTCACCTACTCATttgtaaaagataaaggtaaaggtacccctgaccattaggtccagtcgcggacgactctggggttgcggcactcatctcactctataggccgagggagccggtgtttgtctgcagacgggttccaggtcatgtggcaagcatgacttagccatttctggcgaaccagagcagtgcacagaaatgctgtttattttcccgccggagcggtacctatttatctacttgcacttttgacgtgcttttgaactgctaggttggcaggagctgggactgaacaacgggagctcaccctgtcacagggatttcaaccgccaatcttctgatcggcaagctctaggctcagtggtttagaccacagtgccacccgcgtccctcatttGTAGATGACTGTGAAAGTTTGCGTTTTAGTTTGTTAGTTTTTTAGTTCACGATTACATTTTTTTGTCTCCACACAAAGGCACCAAGTACATAATGCATTCTTGCAAAACACAGTTGTTTCTAGAACTCTAAAGCACACAAATAAATCAGCAGCTATAAGTGAACAGTAATagtacatcaaacattaaacgtGAATGAAATTCTCCCCTTGCAGCATGGAAAGGCCTGAATCAAATTAGAAGCAGGCCTGACTACAATGCAATTACTCGTAGGTGCATGCAACTTCTGTGTGATTTCTAAAAAGCACTCTTGGGTCTATTGCTTCATTTGAAATAGTCCCTAAACTAGTTGTGTTGTCTGCTAAACCCTTTGggcggagcgggggggggggagtcttccgACTTCAGCTGGATAAACAGAACTGATTTATTAGTGGAGATTATACATAACCTTTGGGTTGAGCTGCATTTCCTGCACATGGCTGCAGCCTGCCTGAAGGCCAGACCACATTACACACAGGTACATGGAACTGCGCGATCGGCTACCACCCTTTCCCCCAATTTCAATCGAAATACCACAGATGGGAAGCCACATGGAAGGTAGGACAAGTTGGAGTGTGCtaataggggtggggtggggtggggtgagatggGGGAGGGCGATGTGCCTatcgtattggcccaaatataagccacacctgaatatgtcgcacctttaaaattcaaggggggggagacaataccctaatataagccgctcccttaaaattccgcaggcattcacacccattccgttttaccgtatgtctgtttcagcagcgatatcataaaagccaatttttgtaaggtcgcgaatttaagccgcactttaacttttcgcagtcggaatttggaaaaaaaaagtgaggcttatattcaggccaatacagtattccCCTACTGTATACTGCTGCCCCTCTCTCAATCATCCTCATCCAAAGCAACTGCGACCAGAACTTTCATCTTTCGGGTAATAAATCTAGATCTTTAGATATTCCAACCCTGGATACTCATACAAGTCCAGACCTAGTACAAATAACAGCATTCCATGTGTGTGAATTTGCACA is from Lacerta agilis isolate rLacAgi1 chromosome 2, rLacAgi1.pri, whole genome shotgun sequence and encodes:
- the PECAM1 gene encoding platelet endothelial cell adhesion molecule isoform X1, with protein sequence MHCVLLLIFLHCCTLKAQSNVFTINSVTLRAAPSVEVNNGELVTLNCSADISKSKQFQMNYTFSFFKYGLLLVNSSSEQEWADYTIPMARFSDSGEYSCALDVEGKKRVSSTVAVQVHGITKPILTAEKTEVMEGETVSLSCKAPEEKAPFSLKFYKNHQRDSEQQWERHAFTENFAKLEYQINAGDTILFFECEVHKTLGAQSEKSERSDKIIVTVIEPFSVPTLTIHPPQNITEGDNLRVDCTTIARHQDRIKIEMIIQKNKTILNSTKSGPSVQYSKVATMEDNGNYMCKVELGSVSKISTVNVVVAELFSKPILVHNQTRWDENSLLQIECQVNSSLPIHFSVIKDNKVVASRDVYTVTKVRVSDTGVYVCRAEINGIAKESAPARLHIYAPVSKPRLSPPTSQVAVLGKSFTVNCYSSNGTLPITYTLYRGGIYVNKTEVKVNESAKFWVKATNAHVPEDYSCEAKNGHSVPQRSTRVNITVIAPVGNISLGRLSQGDVEDGKELAISCSVDSGSYPIEFNFFRENHPKPLYKVTEKTKRIAVWYRDSLTSQDGGKYFCRADNQAKSPVESNMMIVKVVLASWKKWLIVVIITVILLGVAIAASWWYTRKRAKAKGSPLELTSSIAATNSVGEKLTPRQNNEGEFYFGSGYNEDGEKNNLKSNEDCQGPDLENSEVEYTVVQVSAADSYRAPVVQKPETVYTEIRKATNGTGPGFQGPCPTGKHGAKDAGGNRHSRIESSPDET
- the PECAM1 gene encoding platelet endothelial cell adhesion molecule isoform X2, with the protein product MHCVLLLIFLHCCTLKAQSNVFTINSVTLRAAPSVEVNNGELVTLNCSADISKSKQFQMNYTFSFFKYGLLLVNSSSEQEWADYTIPMARFSDSGEYSCALDVEGKKRVSSTVAVQVHGITKPILTAEKTEVMEGETVSLSCKAPEEKAPFSLKFYKNHQRDSEQQWERHAFTENFAKLEYQINAGDTILFFECEVHKTLGAQSEKSERSDKIIVTVIEPFSVPTLTIHPPQNITEGDNLRVDCTTIARHQDRIKIEMIIQKNKTILNSTKSGPSVQYSKVATMEDNGNYMCKVELGSVSKISTVNVVVAELFSKPILVHNQTRWDENSLLQIECQVNSSLPIHFSVIKDNKVVASRDVYTVTKVRVSDTGVYVCRAEINGIAKESAPARLHIYAPVSKPRLSPPTSQVAVLGKSFTVNCYSSNGTLPITYTLYRGGIYVNKTEVKVNESAKFWVKATNAHVPEDYSCEAKNGHSVPQRSTRVNITVIAPVGNISLGRLSQGDVEDGKELAISCSVDSGSYPIEFNFFRENHPKPLYKVTEKTKRIAVWYRDSLTSQDGGKYFCRADNQAKSPVESNMMIVKVVLASWKKWLIVVIITVILLGVAIAASWWYTRKRAKAKGSPLELTSSIAATNSVGEKLTPRQNNEGEFYFGSGYNEDGEKNNLKSNEDCQGPDLENSEVEYTVVQVSAADSYRAPVVQKPETVYTEIRKATNDAGGNRHSRIESSPDET
- the PECAM1 gene encoding platelet endothelial cell adhesion molecule isoform X4, whose product is MHCVLLLIFLHCCTLKAQSNVFTINSVTLRAAPSVEVNNGELVTLNCSADISKSKQFQMNYTFSFFKYGLLLVNSSSEQEWADYTIPMARFSDSGEYSCALDVEGKKRVSSTVAVQVHGITKPILTAEKTEVMEGETVSLSCKAPEEKAPFSLKFYKNHQRDSEQQWERHAFTENFAKLEYQINAGDTILFFECEVHKTLGAQSEKSERSDKIIVTVIEPFSVPTLTIHPPQNITEGDNLRVDCTTIARHQDRIKIEMIIQKNKTILNSTKSGPSVQYSKVATMEDNGNYMCKVELGSVSKISTVNVVVAELFSKPILVHNQTRWDENSLLQIECQVNSSLPIHFSVIKDNKVVASRDVYTVTKVRVSDTGVYVCRAEINGIAKESAPARLHIYAPVSKPRLSPPTSQVAVLGKSFTVNCYSSNGTLPITYTLYRGGIYVNKTEVKVNESAKFWVKATNAHVPEDYSCEAKNGHSVPQRSTRVNITVIAPVGNISLGRLSQGDVEDGKELAISCSVDSGSYPIEFNFFRENHPKPLYKVTEKTKRIAVWYRDSLTSQDGGKYFCRADNQAKSPVESNMMIVKVVLASWKKWLIVVIITVILLGVAIAASWWYTRKRAKAKGSPLELTSSIAATNSVGEKLTPRQNNEGEFYFGSGYNEDGEKNNLKSNEDCQAPVVQKPETVYTEIRKATNDAGGNRHSRIESSPDET